The DNA window GGAGCTGAATAGGTCTTGTTCACTCCTTTTCTTCTAGACTTAGTTCAAGACCCATAGGAACCTCTCCTTCTTAAGACATCCAGGGCATAAGCCTGTGGGTTTGTGCCTGTCAGGCCTTGGTCTAGCTGAAACCTTTTCCCCACTTCTGTCTGCCCTCTAAACAGATCTGCAGAATCAGGAATGTGGGCATCAGTGAAATTTCTGCACCCAGCAGACAAAGGGCTGGGCCAGTGCCTGTGAGGTAGCACTAGGATAGCTGTGATCCAGACACTCCCTGTGGTGAAAGGGAGGACTTCTCAGGAATGAATTGCTTCTCCAGCCCCTGTCTGGGTGCCTGTGGAGTTCACTCCTATTTGCCCTCCAGGGGCAGCTCTGGGTCCTTGCTTAGGGAGGTGGTGCTATCaggggaagtggggtggggtAGTGAGAAGGGGGGGTCTGGAGCTTCGGCTTCTGATGGAacttctctctccttggcttagaTTCCAGCAGAGTTCCTCTGTCTCGTCTTGTTGCTGACTGAAGGTgcccccttcttttttcttcatctcctgGGAGGTAGCAGGAATTGGCATTATGGTTGGGTTCAAGGCCACAGATGTGCCCCCTACTGCCACTGTGAAGTTCCTGGGAGCTGGCACAGCTGCCTGCATTGCAGATCTCATCACCTTTCCCCTGGATACTGCTAAAGTCCGGCTACAGGTGAGGAGATGAAGCCTGGGGTTTTGATGGTGGCTAGTCTGCTCCCTCCCCAAGACACAGACTCCTCAAGGGCCAGTGGGGTTTTTGGGGGCTGTAAATTTTAGAGCATAGGGATGGAAGGAGATGGGGTGGGCAACCACCTGCCTTGGCCTTGCAGATCCAAGGAGAAAGGCAGGGGCCAGTGCAGGCTGCGGCCAGTGTCCAGTACCGCGGGGTGCTGGGCACCATCCTGACCATGGTGCGCACCGAGGGCCCCCGCAGCCTCTACAAAGGGCTGGTCGCCGGCCTGCAGCGCCAGATGAGCTTCGCCTCCATCCGCATCGGCCTCTACGACTCTGTCAAACAGTTCTACACCAAGGGCTCTGAGCGTGAGTGTGGAGCTGGGCCATAGGCCTCTTGGCCTCTTCTCAGTGATGGTTGATCCTAGTTCTTTTAGCTGCACAGTTCCTTTAGGCCCCAAGACCTCTAGGAGGAATTTCAGATCAGAGGAACTGAGAACTAGAAGGGTCCCTGATTCTTCTAATGATTCCTGAACACCTGGGCTGTGCCAGGCTCCGAGTAGGGCATCATCTCATGACAGTCCTCACAACCACCTCGGGAGCAGGTGGTTTCATCCCCGTGTTACAGATGAAGAGGCTGAGGcttgctggggtgggagggacttGGCCAAGGGCACATTAATGAGGAGCCAGAAAGAAAACACACTCAGGACTTGTGCCTCCAAGGCCAGCACTCTTCCATTTCACCTTCTCAGCATGCCATGCCCACCCTCCATTTTACACGTGAGGAAAATGAGAACGCAGATCAAAAGGTTGacttttcccaagatcacacggCAAGGAGAAGTAGATCAGGGATGAGAACCCAAGTCCTATGAATCCCAGTCCTTGAGAAAAGCCACTTCTCTCGGAGCCTTTCATATTTGTCAaatttcactgccagggcccaggtttgatccctggtcgggaactaagatcccagaagccacgcagcgctgccaaaaaaaaaaaatgattctgatttCTCAGGGCTGTTGAGTAGGTAAAATGAAGTGAATGAAAATGCTTTATGAAAGAAAGCATTAAGTCTCATTTTGTCCTGCTCCTCGCTCTGTCCCAGTGCCCAGCACGTAGTAGACACTCCCAGTGATACACTGTATGATGCAAAAAGTTCTTAGAGCAGAGCTAGTCTGGGTCTTATTACCGAAAGGTTACAGTGAAGACAGGAAATGACAGTGACGTGGTTTTGGTGAGGAGAGGTGGAAAATGAGTGTAAACCCAGCTGGCCACTGACCCCCATGGTTCTCCCACAGATGCCGGCATCGGGAGCCGCCTCCTGGCAGGCAGCACCACAGGTGCCTTGGCTGTGGCCGTGGCCCAGCCAACAGATGTGGTAAAGGTCCGATTCCAAGCGCAGGCCCGGGCTGGAGGTGGCCGGAGGTACCAAAGCACCATTGAGGCCTACAAGACCATTGCCCGAGAGGAAGGGTTTCGGGGACTCTGGAAAGGTGTGTACCAGGTGttttcccttccccatcctcctcttcccctaTTCCTTGGTCTCACATAGGCACCCTTTCTTTCTGCAGGGACCTCTCCCAATGTCGCTCGTAATGCTATTGTCAACTGTGCTGAGCTGGTGACCTATGACCTCATCAAGGACACTCTCCTGAAGGCCAACCTAATGACAGGTGAATTAGGGTAGATGATGCTGGGTCTCACCTTCCCCCAAACCAGGAGCCAGTGTGGGTCTGCCTGGAGACCATATCTTTTCATCCCATTTCCCCTTTGCTTATGGAGTGAGTTTCTCTTTCACTGAATTGAAGCCAACTGGGGTGAAGTTTCCACTTTGCACGTTGAGGCGCTGAGGCTAGATTGGCAAAGTGACTCTCAGAGAGACTGGGAGAGGTCCCAGCTGCAGTCTCTGTGTCTCTAAAACCACGAGACCTTAGCTACTTAAatcatctctttccttctggaattATGGGGTGAGGAGTCCTGACTGcttcccctgctcctcctccttggCAGATGACCTCCCTTGCCACTTCACTTCCGCTTTCGGGGCGGGCTTCTGCACCACCATCATCGCCTCCCCTGTCGACGTGGTCAAGACGAGATACATGAACTCTGCCCTATGCCAGTACCGCAGTGCTGGCCACTGCGCCCTCACCATGCTCCAGAAGGAGGGTCCCCAAGCCTTCTACAAAGGGTGAGCCTCTGATCCACCCCACCCAATTCTaggcctcttggccacctgtaccTATCACACAGGTGAGAGAGAACCACCCAGAACTGAGTGGTTGCCGTGGCAACCACGTGTCAAACTATTTCTGATCCTGGTCCTGGCACTCTCGTGCTCTTAACTCCTTCCTTTCAGAGTTGCTATCATGCCTACTTTGTGGGTGTTAAAATGGAGACTCACAGGGGACTCTTGCTCACAGGCCACAGCTCCATTACCTgggccctcccaacttccttggGACAGAGCATCTGGGTTGGATTGGATGCCAGGGCCCAGCAGGGTGAAAGAGATGACCTGTGTTTTCTCCCCTCTAGGTTCATGCCCTCCTTTCTCCGATTGGGTTCCTGGAACGTGGTGATGTTCGTCACCTACGAGCAGCTAAAACGGGCCCTCGTGGCTGCCTGCGCTTCCCAGGATGCTCCCTTTTGAGCCTCCCCTGCTGATCACCTCTGGCTTTGGCTGCAGCCTGGCCCtgcttcccttttcctcctcccctcattcccttccctctctccccaccccttccttctgctccctttcccaccacctcccttccctctccccacatttTCACCCCTCAGCTCCCCGTTGCCTCTCACAGTCCCGATGGAGTTGACCCCAGCTGACACCGTGGGAAGCCTGGCACCAGCCAGCATCTCAAGCCCTCAGTCCCTTGAGAAGTTCAGCCTGACTCTTcgtcctgcctcctgcccctgaGCCCGACTAGCAGGTCACCCATAAAACAAGCTCAACCTTGGcgtctcctccctctctcttttaccAGAGGTCTTGGTCTAATGGGCCCTTTTGGCACCTGGTAGGCAGGGGAGGAGCCACCTGACTTGGAAAGGGGGGTGTGACCCATCTTCCTCCAGCAATCTGGGTGGAGGTCATCCGGTCTGCTTCTCTTTCCAGACCAGGCCAGGGCTGAGGTGGCAAGTAAAGGAGCGGCCTGGAGTCAGCAGTGGCCTTGCTCTCTCGCCAGACCACTTGGCTTTCACTCACCAGTGTCTGGTACTCCAGTACCTGCCTTTCCAACCCCCCAGCTGGCCCTGGGCCTGTTAATCTGCAAAATGAGTGTTCCTGTTTGCCCTGCT is part of the Balaenoptera musculus isolate JJ_BM4_2016_0621 chromosome 8, mBalMus1.pri.v3, whole genome shotgun sequence genome and encodes:
- the UCP2 gene encoding mitochondrial uncoupling protein 2, giving the protein MVGFKATDVPPTATVKFLGAGTAACIADLITFPLDTAKVRLQIQGERQGPVQAAASVQYRGVLGTILTMVRTEGPRSLYKGLVAGLQRQMSFASIRIGLYDSVKQFYTKGSEHAGIGSRLLAGSTTGALAVAVAQPTDVVKVRFQAQARAGGGRRYQSTIEAYKTIAREEGFRGLWKGTSPNVARNAIVNCAELVTYDLIKDTLLKANLMTDDLPCHFTSAFGAGFCTTIIASPVDVVKTRYMNSALCQYRSAGHCALTMLQKEGPQAFYKGFMPSFLRLGSWNVVMFVTYEQLKRALVAACASQDAPF